A portion of the Clostridium gelidum genome contains these proteins:
- a CDS encoding thiamine pyrophosphate-dependent enzyme, which yields MNEETFCTSETAWCPGCGDHNILEALKTALITLEKKPHQVLIVGGIGQAAKTPQYINTNGFCGLHGRALPPAAAAKIVNKELTVIVNSGEGDTYGEGGNHFIHNIRRNVDITHFVHDNQIYGLTKGQASPTTDIGHITDVQPNGSNNTPMNPMLLSIALGAGFVARAFSGDKEQLKEIMIEAIKYKGYAIVDILQPCISFNKINTFQWYKKRVYNLEEGYDNTNKLKAMERAMEWGDKIPLGILYKEEKPSFHDKISFLKDGKPLIDSEINLKKISGFMNDFI from the coding sequence GGCACTTAAAACAGCACTTATAACTCTTGAAAAGAAACCTCATCAAGTACTTATTGTTGGAGGGATAGGACAAGCGGCAAAAACACCACAATATATAAATACAAATGGATTTTGTGGACTTCATGGAAGAGCATTACCACCTGCAGCTGCAGCAAAAATAGTTAATAAGGAATTAACTGTAATAGTTAATTCTGGTGAAGGAGATACCTATGGTGAAGGAGGTAATCATTTTATTCATAATATTAGACGGAATGTTGATATAACACATTTTGTTCATGATAACCAAATATATGGACTAACAAAAGGGCAAGCATCTCCTACAACTGATATAGGCCATATAACTGATGTTCAGCCAAATGGATCAAATAATACACCTATGAATCCTATGTTGCTATCTATAGCACTTGGTGCTGGGTTTGTTGCAAGAGCTTTCAGTGGTGACAAGGAGCAACTCAAAGAAATCATGATTGAAGCAATTAAATATAAGGGATATGCTATTGTTGATATTTTGCAACCATGTATTAGTTTTAACAAAATAAATACATTCCAATGGTATAAAAAGAGAGTATACAACCTTGAAGAAGGTTATGATAATACCAATAAATTAAAGGCTATGGAAAGAGCCATGGAATGGGGAGATAAAATTCCACTAGGGATTTTATACAAAGAAGAAAAACCTAGTTTTCATGATAAAATTAGTTTCTTAAAAGATGGAAAACCACTCATAGATAGTGAAATTAACTTAAAGAAAATCAGTGGATTTATGAATGATTTCATTTAA